Proteins co-encoded in one Strix uralensis isolate ZFMK-TIS-50842 chromosome 2, bStrUra1, whole genome shotgun sequence genomic window:
- the ATM gene encoding serine-protein kinase ATM isoform X5, with amino-acid sequence MSLALHDLLICCRRLENEKAVERRKEIENFKRLLRDSETVLQLDRNSDSKQGKQLNWDAVFSVLQKYFQKEMKNLQLTKPNASASTQTTRQKKMQEVGSLVKYFIRCANKSQ; translated from the exons ATGAGTCTTGCATTGCATGATCTGCTCATTTGTTGTCGGCGCCTTGAAAATGAGAAAGCTGTGGAGCGAAGG AAGGAAATTGAAAATTTCAAGCGACTTCTCCGTGATTCTGAAACAGTTCTCCAGCTGGACCGGAATTCTGATTCTAAACAAGGAAAACAACTCAACTGGGATGCTGTATTTAG tgtcttgcagaaatatttccaaaaagaaatgaaaaacctGCAACTGACAAAACCAAATGCATCTGCTTCAACCCAAACTACCAGACAGAAAAAGATGCAAGAAGTTGGAAGTTTGGTCAAGTATTTCATCAGATGTGCTAATAAAAGTCAGTGA